One Phalacrocorax aristotelis chromosome Z, bGulAri2.1, whole genome shotgun sequence DNA window includes the following coding sequences:
- the LOC142050452 gene encoding avidin-like, which translates to MLQRTLFLLLFSLAPVASSLSAEKCVLTGNWTNDLGSNMTIEAVGNKGSFNGTYYTAVSSTTKKIELSPLQGFQHPLNNRQPTFGFTVNWTFSDSTTVFVGQCFMDKEKEVLKTMWLLRLHADSIRNDWKATMIGTNTFTRLKLQE; encoded by the exons atgctgcaaaggactctcttcctcctgctgttcAGCCTGGCCCCGGTGGCTTCCAGCCTCTCTGCAGAAAAG TGCGTGCTGACTGGGAACTGGACCAATGACCTGGGCTCCAACATGACCATTGAGGCCGTGGGCAACAAAGGCAGCTTCAACGGCACCTACTACACAGCTGTGAGTAGCACCACGAAGAAGATTGAGCTGTCACCGCTGCAGGGGTTCCAGCACCCTCTGAACAACCGCCAGCCCACCTTTGGCTTCACGGTCAACTGGACCTTTTCAG aCTCCACCACCGTCTTTGTGGGCCAGTGCTTCATGGACAAGGAAAAGGAGGTTTTGAAGACCATGTGGCTCCTGCGGTTACATGCAGACAGCATCAGGAATGACTGGAAAGCCACCAT GATTGGCACCAACACCTTCACCCGCCTGAAGCTGCAGGAGTGA